Proteins encoded together in one Hymenobacter monticola window:
- a CDS encoding DUF4097 family beta strand repeat-containing protein: MKKLILLSLTAALAIQTASAQEFKTKLGGKDRKIVLEMQGSDVTVEGIDGTELVIKGNGFEPAPKRAEGLHPIYNTAVDNTNIGLSVTQTDNTVRIVRASRKDANYVVQVPRGSSVQYTQTNWNSGDLVVRDVSGALELTLKSGDIKLTNVAGPVVATTVSGDVQVKFATLRQGPSSITTVSGDVDVSMPPSTKATLKLRSVSGEVYTDFDLSLGKGDDNMRHIGGQVVDGTINGGGNAVSLKTVSGDIYVRKAK; the protein is encoded by the coding sequence ATGAAAAAGCTCATCCTCTTATCCTTGACGGCCGCCCTCGCAATTCAAACGGCTAGCGCGCAGGAATTCAAGACCAAGCTCGGCGGCAAAGACCGCAAAATCGTGCTCGAAATGCAGGGCAGCGACGTGACCGTGGAAGGCATCGACGGCACCGAGCTGGTGATTAAAGGCAACGGCTTCGAGCCGGCCCCCAAGCGCGCCGAGGGCCTGCACCCCATCTACAACACGGCCGTCGACAACACCAACATCGGCCTCTCGGTGACGCAGACCGACAACACGGTGCGCATTGTGCGGGCCTCGCGCAAGGACGCCAACTACGTGGTGCAGGTGCCCCGGGGCTCTAGCGTGCAATACACCCAAACCAACTGGAACAGCGGCGACTTGGTGGTGCGCGACGTGAGCGGCGCCCTGGAGCTGACCCTCAAATCGGGCGACATCAAACTGACCAACGTGGCCGGCCCGGTGGTGGCCACTACCGTGAGCGGCGACGTGCAGGTGAAGTTTGCGACCCTGCGCCAGGGCCCCAGCTCCATCACCACCGTGAGCGGCGACGTGGACGTAAGCATGCCCCCGAGCACCAAGGCCACGCTGAAGCTGCGTTCGGTGTCGGGTGAGGTGTACACCGATTTCGACCTGAGCCTTGGCAAGGGCGACGACAACATGCGCCACATCGGCGGCCAGGTGGTGGACGGCACCATCAACGGCGGCGGCAACGCGGTGTCGCTTAAGACGGTGAGCGGCGACATCTACGTGCGCAAAGCGAAATAG
- a CDS encoding DUF3037 domain-containing protein → MPAMHLFEYAVLRVVPRVEREEFLNVGVILYCKDQRFLQVQCAVPEARLRAFAPDLDLAEVAARLHAFERICEGRAAGGTIGQLPIAERFRWLTATRSTVVQCSPVHPGRCPDAAETLQRLLTQLVR, encoded by the coding sequence ATGCCCGCCATGCACTTATTTGAGTACGCCGTGCTGCGCGTGGTGCCCCGCGTGGAGCGCGAAGAATTCCTGAATGTGGGCGTCATCCTCTACTGCAAAGACCAGCGCTTCCTGCAGGTGCAGTGCGCCGTGCCCGAAGCTCGCCTGCGCGCCTTTGCCCCCGACCTGGACTTGGCCGAAGTGGCCGCCCGCCTGCACGCCTTCGAGCGCATCTGCGAGGGGCGCGCCGCCGGTGGCACCATCGGCCAGCTGCCCATTGCCGAGCGGTTTCGCTGGCTCACGGCCACGCGCAGCACAGTGGTGCAGTGCTCGCCCGTGCACCCCGGCCGCTGCCCCGACGCCGCCGAGACACTGCAGCGCCTGCTGACGCAGCTGGTGCGGTGA
- a CDS encoding HEAT repeat domain-containing protein, with translation MKTPELSACHELEALLPAYVEHSLPAAEAARVAAHLPNCPSCQLQVTQLRALTNDLDAALPEVPRTVLRANFMAMLEEQKQLLKPDAAVAKPVAAPAQPEAKVVSMWPTAGLNTWMRVAASIVLIATGVLLGRNLHWGPQGSTEVATAASDSNQQTHTQLARALTPANGQVVSASDRIQLVNNSTKETEPGDATVQVLLNTLNFDPNPNVRLATCEALYRLRADPRVREGLVHALSVQTDPNVQITLIDMVVSMQVRRAVPQLEKLSKRPDALPVVRAQAEAGIGKLI, from the coding sequence ATGAAAACGCCTGAACTATCTGCCTGCCACGAGCTTGAAGCGCTGCTGCCGGCCTACGTCGAGCACAGCCTGCCTGCCGCCGAGGCCGCGCGCGTGGCCGCCCATCTGCCCAATTGCCCCAGCTGCCAGCTGCAAGTCACCCAGCTCCGCGCCCTGACCAACGACCTGGACGCCGCCCTGCCCGAAGTGCCCCGCACCGTCCTGCGCGCCAATTTCATGGCCATGCTGGAGGAGCAAAAGCAACTGCTGAAACCCGATGCTGCCGTTGCCAAGCCGGTGGCCGCGCCAGCTCAGCCGGAAGCCAAAGTGGTATCGATGTGGCCCACGGCCGGGCTCAATACCTGGATGCGTGTGGCGGCCAGCATCGTGCTCATTGCCACTGGCGTGTTGCTGGGCCGCAACCTGCACTGGGGCCCGCAGGGCAGCACCGAGGTAGCAACGGCTGCTTCCGACTCCAACCAGCAAACCCACACCCAGCTGGCCCGGGCCCTGACGCCGGCCAACGGCCAAGTGGTATCGGCCAGCGACCGGATTCAGCTGGTGAATAACTCGACCAAGGAAACCGAGCCCGGCGACGCCACCGTGCAGGTGCTGCTCAACACCCTCAACTTCGACCCCAACCCCAACGTGCGCCTGGCCACCTGCGAGGCCCTCTACCGCCTGCGCGCCGACCCGCGGGTGCGCGAAGGCCTGGTGCACGCCCTGAGCGTGCAAACCGACCCCAACGTGCAGATTACGCTGATTGACATGGTGGTCTCGATGCAGGTGCGCCGCGCCGTGCCCCAGCTTGAAAAGCTATCCAAGCGCCCCGACGCCCTGCCCGTGGTGCGCGCCCAGGCTGAGGCTGGCATCGGCAAGCTGATTTAA
- a CDS encoding HipA family kinase, with amino-acid sequence MLPPAAPELRTVVLTRYVTPLREGGSLPGLMEADDGFLYVVKFRGAGQGVKALIAELIVGELARVLGLRVPELVFCELDESFGRTEPDEEIQDLLQGSTGRNLALHYLSGAITFDSLVTTVEPQLASLIVWLDALTLNVDRTVRNTNMLMWHKELWLIDHGAALYVHHAGPEWAAPRPRPFPQIKTHVLLPQATELAAADALGRARLTPEVIRSIVALVPDEWLAHAAGTPAEERAAYAGFLEARLAQSETFVQEAENARHALI; translated from the coding sequence ATGCTGCCCCCCGCTGCCCCCGAACTCCGCACCGTCGTGCTCACGCGCTACGTGACCCCGCTCCGCGAGGGCGGCTCCCTGCCCGGCCTCATGGAAGCCGACGACGGCTTTCTCTACGTGGTGAAGTTCCGCGGCGCGGGCCAGGGCGTGAAGGCCCTCATTGCGGAGCTGATTGTGGGCGAGCTGGCCCGCGTACTGGGCCTGCGCGTGCCCGAGCTGGTGTTTTGTGAGTTGGACGAAAGCTTCGGCCGCACCGAGCCCGACGAGGAAATCCAGGACCTGCTGCAGGGCAGCACCGGCCGCAACCTGGCCCTGCACTACCTCTCCGGCGCCATCACCTTCGATTCGTTGGTGACCACCGTGGAACCCCAATTGGCCTCGCTCATCGTGTGGCTCGACGCCCTGACGCTGAACGTGGACCGCACCGTCCGCAACACCAACATGCTCATGTGGCACAAGGAGCTCTGGCTCATCGACCACGGCGCGGCCCTCTACGTGCACCACGCCGGCCCCGAGTGGGCCGCGCCGCGCCCGCGCCCTTTCCCCCAGATTAAAACCCACGTGCTGCTGCCCCAGGCTACCGAGCTGGCAGCAGCCGACGCCCTGGGCCGCGCCCGCCTCACGCCCGAAGTCATTCGCAGCATTGTGGCGCTGGTGCCCGACGAGTGGCTGGCGCACGCCGCCGGCACGCCCGCCGAGGAGCGCGCCGCCTACGCCGGCTTCCTCGAAGCCCGCCTGGCCCAGTCCGAAACCTTTGTTCAGGAAGCCGAAAATGCCCGCCATGCACTTATTTGA
- a CDS encoding DUF4097 family beta strand repeat-containing protein: protein MRCLLFFLLLALTTVAIQPAAAQKILEKNVDLAKGQRLFLNLKQASNIRIRAGAGNKVTLKATVSINQNRLNDALLLKAEQSSDEVKLTADFDKEMLRQAQPGDCPSSGTRQGNVYMSNGRNDDDTGYRLCADIAYEITVPADVNLRIYTYSGNIDVAGLTGPLEAKSLSGFVDVAWPASQGAELALKTITGEVYTDQDIAFTSTPKKNPIVGYQLRGTLKGSGPLVKLESISNDVYFRKRK from the coding sequence ATGCGCTGCCTCCTATTCTTTCTCTTGCTGGCCCTCACCACAGTCGCCATCCAACCCGCCGCTGCCCAGAAAATTCTCGAAAAAAACGTGGACCTCGCCAAGGGCCAGCGCCTGTTTCTCAACCTGAAGCAGGCCAGCAACATCCGCATCCGGGCCGGGGCGGGCAATAAAGTGACACTCAAAGCTACCGTCAGCATCAACCAGAACCGGCTCAACGACGCCCTGCTGCTAAAGGCGGAACAAAGCAGTGATGAGGTGAAGCTGACTGCGGATTTCGACAAGGAAATGCTGCGCCAGGCCCAACCCGGCGACTGCCCCAGCAGCGGCACGCGCCAAGGCAATGTGTACATGAGCAACGGCCGCAACGACGATGACACCGGCTACCGATTGTGCGCCGACATTGCCTACGAAATCACGGTGCCGGCCGACGTGAATCTGCGCATCTACACCTACAGCGGCAACATCGACGTGGCCGGCCTCACCGGGCCCTTAGAGGCCAAGTCGCTGAGTGGCTTTGTGGACGTGGCCTGGCCCGCCAGCCAGGGCGCCGAGCTAGCCCTGAAAACCATCACCGGCGAGGTGTATACCGACCAGGACATCGCCTTCACCTCAACGCCGAAGAAAAACCCCATCGTGGGCTACCAGCTGCGCGGCACGCTCAAGGGCAGCGGCCCGCTCGTCAAGCTCGAATCCATCAGCAACGACGTGTATTTCCGCAAGCGGAAGTAA
- a CDS encoding TIR domain-containing protein, producing MEVLRWVLVAGTGRQQGLPNSVLLLAEALGQALAEQGFGLVVGGWPGVDYLVAQGYARALEARQLPLADYLIQVVADSRPAVYPAQARYPDFQGGYLIEVPTGVREWVEALKYADAVVLLGGEGGTRETFWYATQEQRPVFPIPCTGGDAAAVFPDCVARWELFPYQGFTATDFEATLAQPADDAAQARQLASGLMRLLQAQFAPKTDAKPPIFISYAHEDRQWLLKLRSALRPLEHRAQLAVWDDFRLQPGDAYQRHISEAIDKAPVAILIVSNAFFASTFIQNEELPRLLAKHQQGTCRLLWLLLEGDEWLKSPLQAILSLNDVEQPLAALSPAQQQDALIMLRRKVAAAIE from the coding sequence ATGGAAGTACTTCGCTGGGTATTGGTGGCGGGCACGGGCCGGCAGCAGGGCCTGCCTAACTCCGTATTGCTGCTGGCCGAGGCCCTGGGCCAGGCCTTGGCTGAGCAAGGCTTTGGCCTGGTGGTGGGCGGCTGGCCGGGCGTCGACTACCTGGTGGCGCAGGGCTACGCCCGGGCACTGGAGGCACGGCAGCTGCCCTTGGCCGACTACCTCATCCAGGTGGTGGCCGACAGCCGGCCGGCGGTGTACCCGGCCCAGGCCCGCTACCCCGATTTTCAGGGCGGCTACCTCATCGAGGTGCCCACGGGGGTGCGCGAGTGGGTAGAAGCCCTCAAGTATGCCGATGCCGTGGTGCTGCTGGGCGGCGAAGGCGGCACCCGCGAAACCTTCTGGTACGCCACCCAGGAGCAACGCCCCGTGTTTCCGATTCCCTGCACCGGAGGCGACGCCGCCGCGGTGTTTCCCGACTGTGTGGCCCGCTGGGAGCTGTTTCCCTACCAAGGCTTCACGGCCACCGACTTTGAAGCCACCCTCGCCCAGCCGGCCGACGACGCAGCCCAGGCGCGCCAGTTGGCCAGCGGCCTGATGCGCCTGCTGCAAGCCCAGTTTGCCCCGAAAACCGACGCCAAGCCGCCCATCTTCATCAGCTACGCGCACGAAGACCGGCAGTGGCTGCTGAAGCTGCGCAGCGCCCTGCGCCCCCTAGAGCACCGGGCCCAGCTGGCCGTGTGGGACGACTTCCGCCTGCAGCCCGGCGACGCGTATCAGCGGCACATCAGTGAGGCCATCGACAAGGCACCGGTGGCCATCCTCATCGTCAGCAATGCTTTTTTCGCTTCCACCTTCATTCAAAACGAAGAGTTGCCGCGGCTGCTGGCCAAGCACCAGCAGGGCACCTGCCGGCTGCTGTGGCTGCTGCTCGAAGGCGACGAGTGGCTAAAATCGCCCCTGCAGGCCATTCTTTCGCTTAATGACGTGGAGCAGCCGCTGGCCGCCCTCTCGCCCGCCCAGCAGCAGGACGCGCTGATTATGCTTCGCCGCAAGGTGGCGGCGGCCATCGAATAG
- a CDS encoding putative Ig domain-containing protein, with amino-acid sequence MKQFDFVGRNFNTRSWGLGSWSRFAGWRVLVLCLLLGLGAAAPAQASHFRYGSLTWRTVATDPSKRTVEFRVSQAWRASFGGLNPTVGSSVVTGQLEFGDGTNATINLGVTSVDVVGDSFYGEATITHTYATAGDFRSYYTDCCRLSTLTNNSNGVMYVSTLVNAGSGNNSPVSTLVPVMNLAVGQTAATFRLPASDPDGDALTYTMATPNDFNNNPFANAPGMTVNPSTGVVSFSTVGLTVGQMFNAVVKVSDGRTSILVDFLVKVTASSTPPMFDYSLTPPHGYVYQVAPGQAVNFSVRALDSDAGDVVNLQSYGAPSAASTAPALPLNANPVQTAFSWTPTAANLGTTVITFVAQDLSGVQAVTSVTVEVTQRPRFDVPPTPANRSTVQVTPGTALRYTIQASDPDATDRVTLASVTGMPAGASFGPAIPTAAANPVSTQLSWTPALADWGPHAATFVARDTHGDQATHTLNFLINSAPSFTSQPGNLTLMVGRTFVYNITTTDPDLPYGDRLDVLAATLPSWLRFMSNGNGTATLSGTPTAAQIGAHRVTLAAEDIYHHGNSYGAVLQSFTINVVGCSTAVVATPTQPACAGSTGSIALAVTGAVAPVTYAWTGPNRFQASTQNLTGVPTGTYTVTATDANGCTATTQAILTAPAPFRAPNVTVTLASAPVFADQPNTIFLGYGPQTATLTAVGGVSYRWSPAAGLSNAGIANPVFAPVAAGQYTYTVTATNASGCTASATVTLTVVNASCGNNPKNPKVLVCHNGHEICISPNAVAAHIGPGSNHNDYLGSCAGMPAPAPGVVLSAFPNPMATTTTVNFQTPITMPASVRVFNQMGVLVSTLFEGEAVGGLEYQLEVNAATWPAGLYLCQFVGKGQTSTQRLMVNK; translated from the coding sequence ATGAAACAATTTGACTTTGTAGGAAGGAATTTTAACACTCGTTCCTGGGGGCTGGGCTCCTGGTCCCGGTTTGCCGGGTGGCGGGTGCTAGTGCTTTGCCTGCTGCTGGGCCTGGGGGCTGCGGCCCCGGCGCAGGCCTCCCACTTCCGCTACGGCTCGCTCACGTGGCGCACCGTGGCCACCGACCCCAGCAAGCGCACGGTGGAGTTCCGGGTGAGCCAGGCGTGGCGCGCCAGCTTCGGCGGGCTGAACCCCACCGTGGGCTCGTCGGTGGTGACCGGCCAGCTGGAATTTGGCGACGGCACCAACGCCACCATCAACCTGGGCGTGACGTCGGTGGACGTGGTGGGCGACAGCTTCTACGGCGAGGCCACTATCACGCACACCTACGCCACGGCCGGCGATTTCAGGTCTTATTACACGGACTGCTGCCGGCTGAGCACCCTCACCAACAACTCCAACGGCGTGATGTACGTGAGCACGCTGGTGAACGCGGGCTCGGGTAACAACTCGCCCGTTTCGACGCTGGTGCCGGTGATGAACCTGGCGGTGGGCCAAACCGCAGCCACGTTCCGGCTGCCGGCCAGCGACCCCGATGGCGACGCCCTCACCTACACGATGGCCACGCCCAACGACTTCAACAACAACCCCTTCGCGAATGCTCCGGGCATGACCGTGAACCCGAGCACGGGCGTGGTGTCCTTCAGCACCGTGGGCCTGACGGTGGGCCAGATGTTTAACGCGGTGGTGAAAGTAAGCGACGGGCGCACCAGCATCCTGGTAGATTTCCTGGTGAAAGTGACGGCCAGCTCGACGCCGCCGATGTTCGACTACAGCCTCACGCCGCCCCACGGCTACGTGTACCAGGTAGCGCCCGGCCAGGCGGTAAACTTCAGCGTGCGGGCCCTCGACAGCGACGCTGGCGACGTGGTGAACCTGCAGTCTTATGGTGCGCCTTCGGCGGCCAGCACGGCTCCGGCCCTGCCGCTCAACGCCAACCCGGTGCAAACGGCCTTTTCCTGGACGCCCACGGCGGCCAACCTGGGCACCACGGTTATCACCTTTGTGGCGCAGGACTTGTCCGGCGTGCAGGCCGTCACGTCGGTGACAGTGGAAGTGACTCAGCGCCCGCGCTTCGACGTGCCGCCCACGCCTGCCAACCGCAGCACGGTGCAAGTGACGCCCGGTACGGCGCTACGCTACACCATTCAGGCCTCCGACCCCGACGCCACCGACCGCGTGACCCTGGCCAGTGTGACGGGCATGCCCGCCGGCGCCAGCTTCGGGCCCGCCATTCCGACGGCAGCGGCCAACCCCGTGAGCACCCAGCTGAGCTGGACGCCGGCCTTGGCCGACTGGGGCCCGCACGCAGCCACCTTCGTGGCCCGCGATACGCACGGCGACCAGGCCACGCACACGTTGAACTTCCTGATTAACTCGGCGCCGTCGTTTACGTCGCAGCCCGGCAACTTGACGCTGATGGTGGGGCGCACTTTCGTGTACAACATCACCACCACCGACCCCGACCTGCCCTACGGCGACCGCCTCGATGTGCTGGCCGCGACGCTGCCCTCGTGGCTGCGCTTTATGAGCAACGGCAACGGCACGGCCACGCTCAGCGGCACGCCCACCGCGGCCCAGATTGGCGCCCACCGCGTGACCCTGGCAGCGGAAGACATTTACCACCACGGCAACAGCTACGGCGCCGTGCTGCAGTCATTTACGATTAACGTGGTGGGCTGCAGCACGGCCGTGGTGGCTACGCCCACCCAGCCCGCCTGCGCGGGCAGCACCGGCAGCATTGCGCTGGCCGTGACCGGCGCCGTGGCCCCCGTCACCTACGCCTGGACGGGCCCTAACCGTTTCCAAGCCTCGACGCAGAACCTGACCGGGGTGCCCACTGGCACCTACACCGTGACGGCCACCGACGCCAATGGCTGCACCGCCACCACGCAGGCCATCCTGACGGCCCCCGCCCCTTTCCGGGCGCCCAACGTGACGGTAACCCTGGCGAGCGCGCCGGTATTCGCGGACCAGCCGAACACCATTTTCCTCGGCTACGGCCCGCAAACGGCTACCCTGACGGCCGTGGGCGGCGTGAGCTACCGCTGGAGTCCGGCCGCGGGCCTGAGCAACGCCGGCATTGCCAACCCGGTATTTGCGCCCGTGGCCGCCGGCCAATACACCTACACCGTGACGGCTACCAACGCCAGCGGCTGCACGGCCTCGGCTACGGTGACGCTGACGGTGGTGAATGCCAGCTGCGGCAACAACCCCAAGAACCCCAAAGTGCTGGTGTGCCACAACGGCCACGAAATCTGCATCTCGCCCAATGCCGTAGCGGCGCACATCGGCCCCGGCTCCAACCACAACGACTACCTAGGCAGCTGCGCCGGCATGCCTGCACCGGCGCCCGGTGTGGTCCTGTCGGCCTTCCCCAACCCGATGGCCACAACCACCACGGTCAATTTCCAGACGCCCATTACCATGCCCGCCTCGGTGCGGGTATTCAACCAGATGGGTGTGCTCGTGAGCACGCTGTTTGAAGGCGAGGCCGTGGGTGGCCTGGAGTACCAGCTGGAAGTAAACGCGGCCACCTGGCCCGCGGGCCTCTACCTCTGCCAGTTTGTGGGGAAAGGCCAAACCAGCACCCAACGCCTGATGGTGAACAAGTAG
- a CDS encoding LysM peptidoglycan-binding domain-containing protein, with translation MANTYQIKPGDTLGRIAAAHQLSLADLLAANRQITNPNSIQVGQIINLPVPAATPASGTASSGTGAVNLDALKGHIKPEVLAQIPAIIDRFKINTPLVMAHFLAQCAHESCDFTAVSENLNYSAAALKSTFGKYFATDALLAAYARKPEAIGARVYALRNGNGNEASKDGWNFRGRGFIQLTGKSNYAAFAKFVTDNILAVPDLVAQKYPLLSAAWFFHDRKLIEMSALGATDDVVTKVTRVVNGGTNGLAERIKYFKTYYALLHQ, from the coding sequence ATGGCAAACACCTACCAGATTAAACCCGGCGACACCCTCGGCCGCATCGCCGCCGCGCACCAGCTTTCGTTGGCCGACCTGCTGGCGGCCAACCGGCAGATTACCAACCCCAACAGCATACAGGTAGGGCAGATTATCAACCTGCCGGTTCCCGCTGCTACGCCAGCTTCGGGCACCGCCAGCAGTGGAACAGGCGCGGTAAACCTTGACGCGCTGAAAGGGCATATCAAACCCGAGGTGTTGGCACAAATTCCGGCGATAATTGACCGGTTCAAGATTAATACGCCCCTGGTAATGGCGCACTTTCTGGCGCAATGCGCGCACGAAAGCTGCGATTTCACTGCCGTGAGCGAGAACTTAAACTACTCGGCCGCAGCGCTGAAAAGCACTTTTGGCAAGTACTTCGCCACGGATGCCCTACTCGCCGCCTACGCCCGCAAACCCGAAGCCATTGGCGCCCGGGTGTATGCCTTGCGCAACGGCAACGGCAACGAAGCCTCTAAAGACGGCTGGAACTTCCGGGGACGCGGCTTCATTCAGCTGACCGGCAAATCCAACTACGCGGCGTTTGCCAAATTCGTCACCGATAACATCCTGGCCGTGCCCGACCTGGTGGCACAAAAATACCCCCTGCTTTCAGCAGCTTGGTTTTTCCACGACCGAAAGCTTATTGAAATGTCAGCCCTGGGTGCAACCGATGACGTGGTAACCAAAGTGACCAGGGTGGTGAATGGCGGCACCAATGGCCTGGCCGAGCGCATCAAATACTTTAAGACATACTACGCCCTGCTGCACCAGTAG
- a CDS encoding DUF5916 domain-containing protein: MSTTFSLRFFGLMSLLSLGCLTARAQGASVAVAPATAATTAPKRQLAALRIAQPVKLDGVLDEAVWRGAAVTGQFTQQRPKPGVPEKFPTEVRVLYDDAALYVGAVMHDVATDSIPRELTARDNTGNSDFFGIFLDTYNDHLNGYGFIVTSSGVQLDSRYSPAGGEDFNWNAVWESRAALQGTDWVVEMRIPYSAIRFSTADVQHWGVNFMRQRKRDNAAYFWNEVKPQVDGFVNQWGELTGVQGVKPPLRLSLTPYVSGYVNDNPLNAAGTKRTTTSFNGGADIKWGINESFTLDATLVPDFGQVQSDNQVLNLSPFEVQFNENRQFFTEGTELFNKGNLFYSRRVGATPIGFYGVTAGTNERIVRNPSETRLLNATKVSGRTSKGLGIGVFNALSNDMYATIRNTETGQEREVLTQPFANYNIAVLDQSLKHNSFVSLINTNVTRAGSTYDANVTGGLFRFANPKNTYAVDGRVVYSRRRGTEFGSTEEVSDRDGYKYQVGLSKISGNFTWGYNHGIESDTYNPNDLGILFGNNNITNSLDLAYRRYKQFWKVNNFYVFGNVSHTLLYKPTLYQALNFYLGANTTFTKSFNQLGFDLNVDPVTHDFFEPRTYPLGDYYVRVPANTRFVFFFNSDSRKKFAFNWNVGTQQYAQDDRLTNRPRRTGYSLGAYPRYRVNDHLTFRYSADWSLRQNQIGYVNGGLSASEILDQPFTGQTLLGRRDVATIANVASVAYTFTNRMSFTLRLRHYTSNVRYFDFATLGKDGLETPAAYQRNRDNTYNAFNVDAVYSWWFAPGSQLSIVWKNASNSTLLAERATPQFFDNFNNTINTPHNNSVSVKVLYYLDYLTLRKGRAVLPK, encoded by the coding sequence ATGTCCACCACCTTTTCTCTGCGTTTTTTTGGATTGATGTCGCTGCTGAGCCTGGGCTGCCTGACGGCCCGGGCTCAGGGCGCATCTGTAGCTGTAGCGCCCGCCACGGCTGCCACCACCGCGCCCAAACGCCAGCTGGCGGCCCTGCGCATCGCCCAGCCCGTGAAGCTCGACGGCGTGCTCGACGAAGCCGTGTGGCGCGGGGCGGCCGTAACGGGTCAGTTCACGCAACAGCGCCCCAAGCCCGGCGTGCCCGAAAAATTCCCCACCGAAGTGCGCGTGCTCTACGACGACGCGGCCCTGTACGTGGGCGCCGTGATGCACGACGTAGCCACCGATTCCATCCCGCGTGAGCTGACGGCGCGCGACAACACCGGCAACTCCGACTTCTTTGGCATCTTTCTCGATACCTACAACGACCACCTCAACGGCTACGGCTTCATCGTGACCAGCAGCGGCGTGCAGCTCGACTCGCGCTACTCACCGGCTGGCGGCGAAGATTTCAACTGGAACGCCGTGTGGGAAAGCCGCGCCGCCCTGCAAGGCACCGATTGGGTGGTGGAAATGCGGATTCCCTACTCGGCCATCCGCTTCAGCACCGCCGATGTGCAGCATTGGGGCGTGAATTTCATGCGCCAGCGCAAGCGCGACAACGCGGCGTATTTCTGGAACGAGGTGAAGCCGCAGGTCGACGGTTTCGTGAACCAGTGGGGCGAGCTGACCGGCGTGCAGGGCGTGAAGCCGCCGCTGCGCCTCTCGCTCACGCCCTACGTGAGCGGCTACGTGAACGACAACCCGCTAAACGCGGCCGGTACCAAGCGCACCACCACGAGCTTCAACGGTGGGGCCGACATCAAGTGGGGCATCAACGAAAGCTTCACGCTGGATGCCACGCTGGTGCCGGATTTTGGGCAGGTGCAGAGTGACAACCAGGTGCTCAACCTCTCGCCGTTCGAAGTGCAATTCAACGAGAACCGGCAGTTCTTTACGGAAGGCACCGAGCTGTTCAACAAGGGCAACCTGTTCTACTCCAGAAGGGTAGGGGCCACGCCCATCGGCTTTTATGGCGTGACGGCGGGCACGAATGAGCGCATCGTGCGCAACCCCTCCGAAACGCGGCTGCTGAATGCCACTAAAGTATCGGGGCGCACCAGCAAGGGCCTGGGCATCGGTGTGTTCAACGCCCTGAGCAACGACATGTACGCCACCATCCGCAACACCGAAACCGGGCAGGAGCGCGAGGTGCTCACCCAGCCGTTTGCTAACTACAACATCGCCGTGCTCGACCAAAGCCTCAAGCACAATTCCTTCGTCTCGCTCATCAACACCAACGTGACGCGTGCCGGCAGCACCTACGACGCCAACGTGACCGGCGGCCTCTTCCGCTTCGCCAACCCCAAGAACACCTATGCCGTGGATGGCCGGGTGGTGTATTCGCGCCGCCGCGGCACCGAGTTCGGCAGCACCGAGGAAGTGTCGGACCGCGACGGCTATAAGTACCAAGTGGGGCTGAGCAAAATCTCGGGCAATTTCACCTGGGGCTACAACCACGGCATCGAGTCGGACACCTACAACCCGAACGATTTGGGCATCCTGTTCGGCAACAACAACATCACCAACTCGCTCGACCTGGCTTACCGGCGTTACAAGCAGTTCTGGAAGGTGAACAACTTCTACGTGTTTGGCAACGTGAGCCATACGCTGCTCTACAAGCCCACGCTCTACCAGGCTTTGAACTTCTATCTCGGCGCCAACACCACCTTCACCAAGAGTTTCAATCAGTTGGGCTTCGACCTGAACGTGGACCCCGTGACGCACGACTTCTTTGAGCCGCGCACCTACCCGCTGGGCGACTACTACGTGCGTGTGCCCGCCAACACCCGCTTCGTTTTCTTCTTCAACTCCGACTCGCGCAAGAAATTCGCCTTCAACTGGAACGTGGGCACCCAGCAATACGCCCAAGACGACCGCCTGACCAACCGCCCGCGCCGCACCGGCTACAGCCTGGGCGCCTATCCACGCTACCGCGTGAATGACCACCTCACCTTCCGCTACAGCGCGGACTGGAGTCTGCGCCAGAACCAGATTGGCTACGTGAACGGCGGCCTCTCGGCCAGCGAAATCCTCGACCAGCCCTTCACGGGCCAGACGCTGCTGGGCCGCCGCGACGTGGCCACCATCGCCAACGTGGCCTCGGTGGCCTACACCTTCACGAACCGCATGTCGTTCACGCTGCGCCTGCGCCATTACACCAGCAACGTGCGCTACTTCGATTTTGCCACCCTCGGCAAGGACGGCCTCGAAACCCCCGCCGCCTACCAGCGCAACCGCGACAATACATACAACGCCTTCAACGTTGATGCCGTGTATTCGTGGTGGTTCGCGCCCGGCTCGCAGCTGAGCATCGTCTGGAAAAATGCCAGCAACTCCACCCTCCTGGCCGAGCGGGCCACCCCGCAGTTCTTCGACAATTTCAACAACACCATCAACACGCCGCACAATAACTCGGTGTCGGTGAAGGTGCTGTACTACCTGGATTACCTGACGCTGCGGAAGGGACGGGCCGTGCTTCCCAAATAA